The following proteins are encoded in a genomic region of Drosophila willistoni isolate 14030-0811.24 chromosome 3R, UCI_dwil_1.1, whole genome shotgun sequence:
- the LOC6650140 gene encoding RNA-binding protein squid isoform X2, which yields MADKIVDSEMNGEDFTKDVTTNDVPTPTATENGDAAAASATGSNNSNSNGSNSESGAVVNQRDDDRKLFVGGLSWETTEKELRDHFGKFGDIDSINVKTDPQTGRSRGFAFIVFTNTEAIDKVSSAEEHVINGKKVDPKKAKARHGKIFVGGLTTEISDEEIRTYFSQFGTIVEVEMPFDKQKSQRKGFCFITFDSEQVVTDLLKTPKQKISGKEVDVKRATPKPENQMMGMRGGPRGGMRGGRGGYGRGGYNNQWDGQGSYYGGYGAGGYGAGGYGDYYTGGYYNGYDYGYGGGGFNGGGKQRGTGRQPRHQPY from the exons ATGGCCGATAAAATAGTCGACAGTGAAATGAACGGTGAAGACTTCACCAAGGATGTGACCACCAATGACGTGCCCACCCCCACTGCTACCGAAAATGGTGATGCGGCGGCAGCTTCAGCTACCGGCTCCAACAATAGCAATAGCAACGGCAGCAACTCTGAAAGCGGTGCCGTAGTCAACCAGCGTGATGACGACAG AAAACTTTTTGTTGGCGGCCTTAGCTGGGAAACTACTGAGA AGGAACTCCGCGATCATTTTGGTAAATTTGGCGATATTGATAGCATCAACGTTAAAACAGATCCCCAGACTGGACGTTCTCGTGGATTTGCCTTCATCGTATTCACCAACACCGAGGCTATTGATAAAGTTAGTTCTGCGGAAGAACATGTCATTAACGGCAAGAAAGTCGATCccaaaaaggcaaaggcaCGCCATGGCAAAATCTTTGTGGGTGGCTTGACTACTGAAATCAGTGATGAGGAAATCAGAACTTATTTCAGTCAATTCGGCACG ATTGTTGAGGTTGAGATGCCATTCGACAAGCAAAAGTCACAGCGCAAAGGATTCTGCTTTATTACCTTCGATTCAGAGCAGGTTGTCACCGATTTGCTAAAGACACCGAAACAGAAAATCTCTGGCAAGGAGGTGGATGTTAAGAGAGCCACTCCAAAACCTGAAAATCAAATGATGGGCATGCGTGGTGGTCCGCGTGGCGGTATGCGTGGAGGACGCGGTGGCTACGGACGTGGTG GCTACAATAACCAATGGGACGGACAGGGTTCGTACTATGGCGGATATGGTGCTGGTGGTTATGGTGCAGGCGGCTACGGTGATTACTATACCGGTGGCTACTATAACGGATATGACTACGGTTATG